In one window of Erinaceus europaeus chromosome 17, mEriEur2.1, whole genome shotgun sequence DNA:
- the KCTD21 gene encoding BTB/POZ domain-containing protein KCTD21 isoform X2: MSDPITLNVGGKLYTTSLATLTSFPDSMLGAMFSGKMPTKQDSQGNCFIDRDGKVFRYILNFLRTSHLDLPEDFQEMGLLRREADFYQVQPLIEALKEKEVELSKAEKNAMLNITLNQRVQTVHFTVREAPQIYSLSSSSMEVFSANIFSTSCLFLKLLGSKLFYCSNGNLSSITSHLQDPNHLTLDWVANVEGLPEEEYTKQNLKRLWVAPANKQINSFQVFVEEVLKIALSDGFCVDSSHPHALDFMNNKIIRLIRYR; the protein is encoded by the coding sequence ATGTCTGACCCCATCACCCTGAATGTTGGTGGGAAGCTCtacaccacctccctggccactcttACCAGCTTCCCCGACTCCATGCTGggggccatgttcagtgggaaaatgCCTACCAAGCAGGACAGCCAGGGCAACTGCTTCATCGACCGAGATGGCAAGGTCTTCCGCTATATCCTCAATTTCCTGCGCACCTCACACCTAGATTTGCCTGAGGACTTCCAAGAGATGGGCCTGCTGCGCCGGGAAGCTGACTTCTATCAGGTGCAGCCCCTGATCGAAGCactgaaggagaaggaggtggagctCTCCAAGGCAGAGAAGAATGCCATGCTCAACATCACACTCAACCAGCGTGTGCAGACTGTTCACTTCACAGTCCGAGAGGCTCCCCAGATCTATAGCCTCTCCTCCTCCAGCATGGAGGTCTTCAGCGCCAACATCTTTAGCACCTCCTGCCTCTTCCTTAAACTCCTTGGCTCCAAGCTCTTCTACTGCTCCAATGGCAACCTCTCCTCCATCACCAGCCACCTGCAGGACCCCAACCACCTGACTCTGGACTGGGTTGCCAATGTGGAGGGCCTGCCAGAGGAGGAGTACACCAAGCAGAACCTTAAGCGGCTCTGGGTGGCGCCAGCCAACAAGCAGATCAACAGCTTCCAGGTCTTTGTGGAGGAGGTGCTGAAGATCGCCCTGAGTGACGGCTTCTGCGTTGACTCCTCTCACCCGCATGCCCTGGACTTTATGAACAATAAGATCATCCGCTTGATCCGTTACAGGTAG
- the KCTD21 gene encoding BTB/POZ domain-containing protein KCTD21 isoform X1, with product MKDSFPTPPTPAMSDPITLNVGGKLYTTSLATLTSFPDSMLGAMFSGKMPTKQDSQGNCFIDRDGKVFRYILNFLRTSHLDLPEDFQEMGLLRREADFYQVQPLIEALKEKEVELSKAEKNAMLNITLNQRVQTVHFTVREAPQIYSLSSSSMEVFSANIFSTSCLFLKLLGSKLFYCSNGNLSSITSHLQDPNHLTLDWVANVEGLPEEEYTKQNLKRLWVAPANKQINSFQVFVEEVLKIALSDGFCVDSSHPHALDFMNNKIIRLIRYR from the exons ATGAAG gacTCCTTCCCAACACCCCCAACTCCTGCCATGTCTGACCCCATCACCCTGAATGTTGGTGGGAAGCTCtacaccacctccctggccactcttACCAGCTTCCCCGACTCCATGCTGggggccatgttcagtgggaaaatgCCTACCAAGCAGGACAGCCAGGGCAACTGCTTCATCGACCGAGATGGCAAGGTCTTCCGCTATATCCTCAATTTCCTGCGCACCTCACACCTAGATTTGCCTGAGGACTTCCAAGAGATGGGCCTGCTGCGCCGGGAAGCTGACTTCTATCAGGTGCAGCCCCTGATCGAAGCactgaaggagaaggaggtggagctCTCCAAGGCAGAGAAGAATGCCATGCTCAACATCACACTCAACCAGCGTGTGCAGACTGTTCACTTCACAGTCCGAGAGGCTCCCCAGATCTATAGCCTCTCCTCCTCCAGCATGGAGGTCTTCAGCGCCAACATCTTTAGCACCTCCTGCCTCTTCCTTAAACTCCTTGGCTCCAAGCTCTTCTACTGCTCCAATGGCAACCTCTCCTCCATCACCAGCCACCTGCAGGACCCCAACCACCTGACTCTGGACTGGGTTGCCAATGTGGAGGGCCTGCCAGAGGAGGAGTACACCAAGCAGAACCTTAAGCGGCTCTGGGTGGCGCCAGCCAACAAGCAGATCAACAGCTTCCAGGTCTTTGTGGAGGAGGTGCTGAAGATCGCCCTGAGTGACGGCTTCTGCGTTGACTCCTCTCACCCGCATGCCCTGGACTTTATGAACAATAAGATCATCCGCTTGATCCGTTACAGGTAG